CTCCTCGATGATCACGCCCTTCTCCTTCTCGACTTCCACGGGGTCGAGGCGGGGATGGAGCGCGAGATCCGAGAGGACGTCGACGGCGAGGTCCAGATGCTCCTCGAGAACGCGGGCGTTGAAGCAGGTCACCTCGCGTCCCGTGAAGGCGTCGAGATGGCCACCGACCGACTCGATCGCGAGCGCGATCGCGAGCGCGTCGCGCCGGCGGGTGCCCTTGAAGACGACGTGCTCGAGGAAGTGGGTCATGCCGGCCTCGGCCCTGGCTTCCTGCCGGGAGCCGACCCGGATCCAGACCCCGATGGCCGCCGAGCGCACCGATTCCATGCGCTCCCCCACGATCGTGATCCCCGAGGGGAGCACGACGCGGGAGAACGGACGGTCCGGACGCTCGGCAGTCGCCACCGAAGCTAGCGGCGTGAAGGCTCCGGCCGGCGACCGCGATCGCGGTCCCCTCTGCCTCCGTCACGCCCGCCGCGGCCGCCGCGCGATTCACGGGGCTCGGACGGAACGACGGGCATGTTCTCCATGCCGGGAAGCGCCTGCTTGCGGCTCAGCTTGATCTTTCCTTCGCGGTCGATGCCGATGACCTTGACGAGGACCGTGTCCCCCTCGTTGATCACGTCCTCGACGCGCTCCACGCGCTTCGTCTCGAGCTCGGAGATGTGGACGAGCCCGTCCTTCCCCGGCGAGATCTCGACGAACGCGCCGAACGGCACGACGCGGCGGACCGTGCCCTGGTAGATGCGGCCGATCTCCGGATCCTCGGTGATCCCGCGGATGATCTCCCGGGCGCGGTCTCCGTCGGCGCCGCTGAAGGCCGCGATCCGGATCTCGCCCGTGTCCTCGATGTCGATCTGGGTGCTGGTCTCGGCGCTGATCTTCTTGATCATCTTGCCGCCGGGTCCGATGACCTCGCGGATCTTGTCGGGGTCGATCATCATGATGTAGATCCGCGGCGCGTACGGCGACAGCTCGGTGCGCGGCTTGTCGAGCGCCGCCTCCATGATGTCGAGCAGGTGGAGGCGGGCGCGGCGCGCCTTCTCCAGCGCCTCGGCCATGAGCGCGTACGACACCCCGGTGATCTTGATGTCCATCTGGAGCGCCGTGATGCCGTCCCGGGTGCCCGCGACCTTGAAGTCCATGTCGCCGAGGTGGTCCTCGACGCCCTGGATGTCGGTCAGGATCGCGAACTCATCCCCCTCCTTGACCAGCCCCATCGCCACGCCCGCGACGTGCGTCTTGATCGGCACGCCCGCGTCCATGAGCGAGAGGCTCCCGCCGCAGATCGTGGCCATGGACGAGGAGCCGTTCGACTCCAGGATGTCCGACACGATGCGGATCGTGTACGGGAAGTCCACGTCCGACGGGATGAGCGGCTCGAGCGCGCGCTCGGCGAGC
Above is a genomic segment from Candidatus Eisenbacteria bacterium containing:
- a CDS encoding pitrilysin family protein is translated as MATAERPDRPFSRVVLPSGITIVGERMESVRSAAIGVWIRVGSRQEARAEAGMTHFLEHVVFKGTRRRDALAIALAIESVGGHLDAFTGREVTCFNARVLEEHLDLAVDVLSDLALHPRLDPVEVEKEKGVIIEE